From Podospora bellae-mahoneyi strain CBS 112042 chromosome 3, whole genome shotgun sequence, the proteins below share one genomic window:
- a CDS encoding hypothetical protein (EggNog:ENOG503NZED; antiSMASH:Cluster_1; COG:B), with the protein MTAARRTRSAVGTTDRAPRQLPGSACEACQKRKVRCDRKSPCGTCKDGGLVCEINNQRRPRGPKKGELNNLRSQVGVCLNRVVALERRLSLDPTEEALTLATQFSEAPPVPEMPSASSASDQDFSQFPSPSCQRRPSWESDIHIAMSPMTPSSLPMGFSTFQFPPSPQSPPRCAFVDDLMRADLDQLYFDRVHPNVPIFSQSRYFARSRQIAMMDGANYLLCLQYAMWTLAMSFSSQFESSRDLFYKETRHMLENLDLHEDDMNTVRVEQVQAWLLLAFYEFARCNYRRAWITAGRAFRLVQLARLHEVDISENAAECDDAVSREEKRRTFWVAYYLDRLLCIRNRRPLTLIEEMICTRLPSSDLAFQGGSPVQERFLEEVFASGDHSLLSPLAESAILLTIFGRAVSQCQAQRTQPTYASASLELWMRHEWVKNTLSSSLHSLMVNHPVISATEPMLFFSTMMAHAVKIYMCQIVESTSHEESCRPNVVECQNQAMHAAREIARLVKAHEHIPYFKAHIFLPLAIFLAGSRLMAHPNRVVENMQALTPPGSSCYQGMEVKDDINAEFQCCMNALRSMQSFNNLAREYLLVLEPQETFSLTAFQGAFLCE; encoded by the exons ATGACTGCTGCCCGTCGCACAAGAAGTGCAGTTGGCACGACCGACCGGGCACCACGGCAGCTCCCCGGATCCGCCTGCGAGGCATGCCAGAAGCGCAAAGTACGAT GTGATAGGAAAAGTCCTTGTGGGACTTGCAAAGATGGCGGTCTCGTGTGTGAAATCAACAACCAACGACGACCACGGGGCCCCAAGAAGGGCGAACTCAACAACCTTCGAAGTCAAGTTGGTGTGTGTTTAAATCGTGTTG TGGCTCTGGAACGACGTCTCAGTCTTGATCCCACCGAAGAAGCGTTGACCCTCGCTACTCAGTTTTCAGAAGCCCCGCCCGTGCCCGAAATGCCATCTGCAAGCTCGGCCTCGGATCAGGACTTTTCGCAGTTTCCGTCACCATCATGTCAAAGAAGGCCTTCCTGGGAGAGCGATATCCATATCGCCATGTCTCCCATGACACCTAGCTCCCTTCCGATGGGCTTCTCGACTTTCCAgttccctccctctccccaatccCCACCGAGATGCGCATTTGTCGATGATCTGATGCGAGCGGATCT TGACCAGCTGTATTTCGACCGGGTCCACCCGAATGTGCCCATCTTCAGCCAGTCGCGGTATTTTGCCAGATCTCGGCAGATTgccatgatggatggggcGAATTACTTGCTGTGTCTGCAGTATGCCATGTGGACATTGGCAATGTCGTTTTCGTCGCAGTTTGAAAGTTCGCGGGATCTCTTCTACAAGGAAACCCGCCATATGCTCGAAAACCTGGATCTCCACGAGGACGACATGAACACGGTGCGGGTGGAACAAGTGCAAGCGTGGCTTCTGCTTGCCTTCTACGAGTTCGCACGGTGCAACTACCGGCGTGCCTGGATCACGGCCGGCAGGGCCTTTAGGCTTGTCCAACTTGCACGGCTCCACGAGGTTGATATTTCGGAGAATGCGGCTGAATGCGACGACGCTGTTTCAAGGGAGGAAAAGCGTAGAACATTCTGGGTTGCATATTATCTGGATCGGCTTCTGTGTATAAGAAACCGTAGGCCGTTGACGCTGATCGAAGAAATG ATCTGTACCAGACTCCCGTCTTCAGACCTCGCCTTTCAGGGTGGCAGTCCCGTTCAAGAGCGGTTTCTGGAAGAGGTCTTTGCATCCGGGGACCACAGCCTCTTGTCGCCTCTGGCCGAGTCTGCCATTTTGCTCACGATATTTGGTCGTGCAGTATCGCAATGCCAGGCCCAACGAACGCAACCGACATATGCAAGCGCATCACTGGAGTTATGGATGCGTCACGAATGGGTCAAAAACACGCTGAGCTCGTCTTTGCATTCGTTGATGGTCAACCACCCAGTCATCTCAGCAACAGAACCGATGCTGTTCTTTTCCACCATGATGGCGCACGCCGTCAAAATCTACATGTGCCAGATTGTCGAGTCCACATCCCACGAGGAATCATGTCGACCCAATGTGGTAGAGTGCCAGAACCAAGCCATGCACGCGGCAAGGGAGATCGCGAGACTGGTCAAAGCCCATGAGCACATCCCCTATTTCAAG GCCCACATTTTCCTCCCGCTCGCCATCTTTTTGGCCGGGTCAAGGCTCATGGCACATCCAAACCGTGTGGTGGAGAACATGCAAGCACTTACGCCGCCAGGGTCTTCATGTTATCAAGGGATGGAAGTCAAGGACGACATCAATGCCGAGTTTCAGTGTTGCATGAACGCGCTGAGGAGCATGCAGAGCTTCAACAATCTTGCACGCGAATACTTGCTTGTGTTGGAGCCACAGGAGACGTTTTCACTCACTGCTTTTCAGGGGGCTTTTCTCTGTGAATAG
- a CDS encoding Type I Iterative PKS (SMCOG1022:Beta-ketoacyl synthase; antiSMASH:Cluster_1; COG:I; EggNog:ENOG503NWJ7), translating to MEPNTPIAIVGMSCRFAGDVDSPEKLWKLVSEGRSAWSEIPKNRFNIDGFLHPNFEKLNGTNVVGGHFLEEDVGLFDANFFNLSAETAAALDPQFRLQLESTYEALESAGITLQDVAGSNTSVFAGSFFRDYHESLIRDPDALPRFLLMGTGAAMASNRLSHFFDLRGPSMSVDTGCSTTLTALHQGCQSLRTGESDMSIVGGANIMFNPDMFLTMSSMTLISKDGRSYAFDSRANGYGRGEGSATIILKRLDDALRDGDPIRAIIRETGVNQDGKTETITTPSGEAQEALIRACYKKAGLDPSQTTYFEAHGTGTPTGDPIEVKAISSVFQDTRPSDDPLRIGSVKTNIGHTETASGVAAIIKVALALEKGQIPPSVNYEKPNGKLRLDDWKLKVPTELEPWNGKEDVRRASINNFGYGGSNAHVIMEDLDSFTGSRRLQQAANLDNASSRSRRSSSALEYLPRRRVFVLSGKDERATQAMVSNLKDYLLNTKITDEDGFLDNLAYTLGHRRSRFPWVTSVSADTVEALIKILDSPKAKPAKAAIASPRVGFVYNGQGAQWWAMGRELIEVYPVFKAALLDCNKHLEKLGATWNMIEELNRDADTSKVNQLDYSTPVCVAVQIALTNLLRAWGVTPTAVTSHSSGEIAAAYAAGALDLQSAMAIAFARGGLASESNRQIARQGGMMAVGLGVEDSRRFLSRATTGKVVVACENSPNSITLSGDVCGLEQLERVFQQENIFARRLKVDAAWHSHHMEAVAEAYHSAMDKKVRSPQDHLDFIFSSPSTGTRMEDAREIGSPAHWVRSLTGRVQFVDAFRNMCFDTPGAELSVDMVIEVGPHAALSGPIQEILRMHEFNGVVIPYESCLVRKKHAVETMHTLVSSLIQKGYPVNLAPVNLPYGREGIKVLHDLPRYPWNHQTRYWIEPRFNKALRHRQEPPHDLLGSLVLGTDLSAPSWRHIVRMSDIPWVRDHVVQSNVIYPAAGYISMAIEGMAQHAARQGRKGRVLGYQLRDINILNALVVPETADGIELQLSLRPCSEKVLDIKGWTEFNVQSVSSDNIWMDHCKGLISVEHSSGDEMGFCQNALPGHGFKLAHPMNESAYRTRVSPQDMYAGLRSGGICHGPIFQNIKSIRTRGQQSVTSFTVADSKATMPKHHQHDHVVHPTTLDSVFQAAYTVIPDSSNVRQTPKVPKTISKLWVSHDINAQAGHFFKAYTNLSHIDNQSMTTGLTVFESPANEMIESIAPVITIDGFVCQSIGTAPVQQTDSWEQDKFTTTQWVPDIGLLNEAYLKDNLSSHISDQERDTLMDLRQACLFFIHDALAELTAADIKRLERHQRKFYIWMGHQAELARTNQLAPDSSRWIKAPLKEKLTLFEKVKSGSTNGEMVCKLGPHIVPILRSEITALEVMLEKDLLSRYYLDALKWGRTNAKLGELVRLYAQKNPRAKMIEIGAGTGGATSHILQGLGNSKEGNGPNVGSYDFTDVSSGFFEAAKEKFQDWNNVVKYKKLDIEQDPMKQGFEEGGYDVVIACQVLHATKSMNNTMANVRRLLKPGGKLFLMETTKDPVDLQFVFGFLPGWWLSEEEERKFSPSLTIPMWDRVLNRTGFSGIDAEIRDCDDDDLYAFSVMMSTAATGPPKFDFDIAFVTANPTTPNPWLDQLGVSIGLLTWTVPTVHSLDSVTADDNRVCIFVDDSESPILASADRTEFEGLKTLFTRSKGVLWLTQGGAMDFKTPHAGLAAGFLRSLRQEYVGKRLGTLDLDPTRPLCSAESVSSITQVFRSFFNYSDLEAASDFEFAERNGVISVPRYIKDVCRNNNVFRRPAEQSVHPLEPFIQQDRPLRLTIGTTGLLDTLAFDDDASALEELPEDFVEIEPRAFGVNFRDVMVAIGQLKSRVMGYDCSGVVTRVGSVAAANGYKPGDRVSVLLRGHYGSRTRIHWTSAVHIPEDMGFETAASLPTQFVAAYVSLYDNARLQRGETVLIHSATGGVGQAAVMLAQRVGAEVFVTVGSEEKRKFVMEHFGIHSDHIFSSRDVSFASGVKEMTGGKGVDVVLNSLAGTLLQASFNCLAPFGRFVEIGKKDFELNNSLGMEAFTRAVSFSSVDVIALGECKPMEANRIMKDIVRMVAEKEINTVYPISVLPLSDVEKAFRLMQAGKHMGKIVLAVDDETMVPVVPRKLNARLRTDASYLVVGGFGGIGRSVCHWLAEHGAQHIAVMSRSADSFGKADQLQTELISAVGHQVKVVGLGCDISNMKELNRALAKYARTGAPPIKGVVHGGMQLKDSVLDNMTLEDHNAALHPKLHGSWNLHQYFSGEGDLDFYIMLSSLVGVVGFASQSNYSAGGTFQDALAQHRVARGLPAVSIDLGIVKSVGYLAEEKESAKTIEALQRHGFTGLRESEILAAIDSAIATPLAGALMLGINTGPEGQTEDSPLRRDARFSQLRYQKMEQEGGQMSNKSGSGDLASKLSSASTFDDAAEAVVGGITKKLVDIFMIPEDDIIPSKSLTDYGVDSLVAVELRNMLSMKAGADLSIFDIMQSPSITALAGAVAARSSHVDTAILSG from the exons ATGGAACCCAACACacccatcgccatcgtcggAATGAGCTGCCGGTTCGCTGGCGACGTCGACAGTCCAGAGAAGCTCTGGAAACTTGTTTCCGAAGGCCGCAGCGCATGGTCGGAGATTCCTAAAAACCGCTTCAACATTGACGGGTTCCTTCATCCAAATTTTGAGAAGCTCAATGGG ACCAATGTGGTAGGAGGCCACTTCCTCGAGGAAGATGTCGGCTTGTTCGACGCCAATTTCTTTAATTTGTCGGCAGAGACTGCAGCG GCACTAGATCCTCAGTTCAGACTGCAACTGGAGTCCACATATGAGGCACTGGAAAGCG CTGGAATCACCCTTCAGGATGTCGCCGGCTCCAACACTTCTGTCTTTGCCGGCTCATTTTTTCGCGACTACCATGAGAGTCTGATCAGAGACCCCGACGCCCTGCCCAGGTTTCTACTGATGGGCACAGGGGCAGCCATGGCCTCCAATCGCCTGTCACACTTTTTCGATCTGCGAGGACCGAGCATGTCAGTCGACACGGGCTGCTCGACCACCTTGACTGCGCTGCACCAAGGATGCCAGAGTCTTCGGACCGGTGAATCGGACATGTCCATTGTGGGCGGTGCAAACATCATGTTCAACCCGGACATGTTCCTGACCATGTCCTCGATGACCCTGATCTCCAAGGATGGCAGGTCCTATGCATTTGACAGCCGCGCCAATGGATATGGCCGCGGGGAGGGGTcagccaccatcatcctcaagaGGCTCGACGATGCCTTGCGGGATGGTGATCCGATCCGGGCCATCATCCGGGAGACAGGCGTGAACCAGGACGGCAAGACGGAAACTATCACCACACCCAGCGGCGAGGCACAGGAGGCCCTTATTCGCGCTTGTTACAAGAAGGCAGGCCTTGATCCTTCCCAGACGACCTACTTTGAAGCCCACGGAACCGGCACACCAACGGGCGATCCAATCGAGGTCAAAGCCATCTCGTCGGTTTTCCAAGACACTCGACCAAGCGATGACCCATTGAGAATCGGATCAGTCAAGACCAACATCGGCCACACAGAAACGGCAAGCGGAGTTGCGGCCATCATCAAGGTCGCACTGGCGCTCGAGAAGGGTCAGATCCCGCCCAGTGTCAACTATGAGAAGCCGAATGGGAAGCTGCGTTTGGACGACTGGAAGTTAAAG GTTCCCACTGAACTCGAGCCCTGGAATGGAAAGGAGGACGTGAGGCGTGCGTCTATCAACAATTTTGGCTATGGCGGATCCAACGCTCATGTTATCATGGAAGACTTGGATTCCTTCACTGGTTCCCGACGCCTTCAGCAGGCTGCCAATCTCGACAATGCCAGCAGCCGGTCACGACGGAGCAGCAGTGCTCTCGAGTACCTGCCCCGGCGCCGAGTGTTCGTCTTGAGTGGCAAAGATGAGAGAGCTACCCAGGCCATGGTCTCCAATCTCAAGGACTACttgctcaacaccaagatcaCGGATGAAGATGGTTTCCTCGACAACCTTGCCTACACTCTGGGCCACCGTCGCTCGCGGTTCCCGTGGGTCACATCGGTTTCTGCTGACACGGTCGAGGCCCTGATCAAGATTCTCGATTCCCCAAAGGCAAAGCCTGCCAAGGCAGCAATCGCTTCTCCCAGGGTAGGATTTGTTTACAATGGCCAGGGCGCGCAGTGGTGGGCGATGGGCAGGGAGTTGATTGAGGTCTACCCCGTGTTCAAGGCCGCGTTGCTCGACTGCAACAAGCATCTAGAGAAACTCGGGGCAACTTGGAACATGATTG AGGAGCTAAACCGAGATGCCGACACCTCCAAGGTCAATCAGCTGGACTACAGTACTCCCGTGTGCGTTGCCGTCCAGATCGCCCTTACAAACCTGCTCCGGGCTTGGGGTGTTACCCCCACAGCAGTCACGAGCCATTCGAGCGGAGAGATTGCCGCCGCTTATGCGGCCGGTGCTCTCGATCTCCAGTCGGCCATGGCCATCGCTTTTGCGCGTGGAGGCCTCGCTTCGGAGAGCAATCGTCAGATTGCCCGTCAGGGGGGCATGATGGCAGTGGGGCTTGGAGTCGAGGACAGTCGGCGATTTCTCTCTCGTGCCACCACCGGCAAGGTCGTCGTGGCCTGCGAGAACAGTCCCAACTCCATTACTCTTTCCGGCGATGTCTGTGGTCTCGAGCAGCTCGAAAGGGTGTTCCAGCAGGAGAATATCTTTGCGAGACGCCTCAAGGTGGACGCTGCCTGGCACTCGCATCATATGGAGGCTGTTGCAGAAGCCTATCACAGCGCTATGGACAAGAAGGTTCGGTCGCCGCAGGATCATCTCGACTTCATCTTCTCGTCGCCGTCGACTGGAACACGCATGGAGGATGCCCGCGAGATTGGAAGCCCTGCTCATTGGGTACGCAGTCTGACAGGACGCGTTCAGTTTGTCGACGCATTCCGCAACATGTGCTTCGACACCCCCGGCGCCGAGTTGTCTGTCGACATGGTGATCGAGGTTGGTCCACACGCGGCTCTCTCCGGGCCCATCCAAGAGATATTACGCATGCACGAGTTCAATGGCGTTGTCATTCCATACGAGAGCTGCCTCGTCAGAAAGAAGCATGCGGTTGAGACCATGCATACACTCGTTAGCAGTCTCATCCAAAAGGGCTACCCAGTCAACCTTGCACCTGTCAATTTGCCCTATGGCCGAGAAGGTATCAAGGTGCTTCACGATCTTCCCAGATACCCCTGGAATCATCAAACCCGCTATTGGATCGAGCCACGATTCAACAAGGCCcttcgccatcgccaagaacCGCCTCACGATCTTCTTGGGTCTCTTGTTCTCGGAACAGATCTCAGTGCGCCATCCTGGAGACACATTGTTCGCATGAGCGACATTCCGTGGGTTAGGGACCACGTTGTCCAATCCAATGTGATCTATCCAGCAGCCGGTTACATCTCGATGGCCATCGAGGGCATGGCCCAACACGCAGCGAGGCAAGGGCGCAAGGGCAGGGTTCTAGGCTACCAACTGCGAGATATCAACATCCTTAACGCCCTGGTTGTGCCCGAGACAGCTGACGGCATCGAGCTTCAGTTGTCACTTCGACCATGCAGCGAAAAGGTCCTGGACATTAAGGGATGGACGGAGTTCAACGTGCAGTCTGTCAGCTCAGATAACATCTGGATGGACCATTGCAAAGGTCTGATATCGGTCGAGCACTCATCTGGGGATGAGATGGGCTTTTGCCAAAACGCTTTGCCGGGTCATGGGTTCAAGCTCGCCCATCCCATGAACGAGTCCGCCTACAGAACCCGGGTCAGCCCACAAGACATGTATGCTGGCCTGCGATCAGGTGGCATCTGCCACGGGCCCATCTTCCAAAACATCAAGAGCATTCGAACTCGAGGTCAGCAATCTGTGACATCCTTCACAGTGGCCGACTCCAAAGCGACTATGCccaagcaccaccaacacgaCCATGTCGTCCATCCCACCACGCTCGACTCCGTTTTTCAAGCTGCCTACACTGTCATCCCCGATTCCAGCAATGTTCGACAGACGCCCAAAGTGCCCAAGACTATCAGCAAGCTTTGGGTCTCCCATGATATCAACGCCCAGGCTGGACATTTCTTCAAGGCTTACACCAACCTGAGCCACATCGACAACCAATCCATGACAACGGGGCTCACGGTCTTTGAAAGCCCAGCAAATGAGATGATTGAGTCGATCGCGCCTGTTATCACGATTGACGGTTTCGTTTGTCAATCCATCGGAACCGCCCCGGTTCAGCAGACAGACTCATGGGAACAAGACAAGTTTACTACAACTCAATGGGTTCCGGACATTGGCCTTCTCAACGAGGCATACTTGAAGGACAATCTCAGCAGTCATATCTCGGACCAAGAGAGAGACACCTTGATGGATCTACGCCAAGCATGTCTGTTTTTCATTCACGACGCTCTGGCTGAGCTCACGGCAGCTGACATCAAACGGTTGGAACGGCATCAGAGGAAGTTCTACATTTGGATGGGGCATCAGGCTGAGCTAGCCCGCACGAATCAGCTTGCCCCTGACAGCAGCCGGTGGATCAAGGCTCCGCTCAAAGAAAAGCTGACATTGTTTGAGAAAGTCAAGTCAGGCAGCACCAACGGCGAGATGGTATGCAAGCTGGGCCCCCATATTGTGCCAATCCTTCGCAGCGAGATTACAGCTCTGGAAGTGATGCTTGAAAAGGACTTGCTCTCTCGCTACTATCTGGATGCTCTCAAATGGGGACGAACCAATGCGAAACTTGGAGAGCTGGTCAGGCTCTACGCGCAGAAAAACCCGCGAGCCAAGATGATTGAGATCGGGGCGGGAACTGGGGGGGCGACAAGCCATATCCTGCAGGGACTTGGAAACAGCAAGGAAGGGAACGGCCCCAATGTCGGCTCATACGACTTCACGGACGTGTCTTCTGGTTTCTTCGAAGCTGCCAAAGAGAAATTCCAGGACTGGAACAACGTGGTCAAGTAcaagaagctcgacatcGAGCAGGATCCAATGAAGCAAGGGTTTGAAGAGGGGGGCTATGATGTGGTGATAGCATGCCAGGTTCTTCATGCCACAAAGTCGATGAACAACACCATGGCGAATGTGAGAAGACTCTTGAAGCCTGGCGGCAAGCTATTCCTGATGGAGACAACCAAGGACCCAGTTGATTTGCAATTCGTCTTTGGATTTCTTCCAGGCTGGTGGCTCA gcgaagaggaagagcgcAAGTTCAGCCCTTCACTCACAATCCCCATGTGGGACCGCGTCCTCAACCGCACAGGTTTCTCCGGAATCGACGCTGAGATCCGAGACTGTGACGATGACGATCTCTACGCATTCAGTGTCATGATGTCGACGGCTGCCACCGGTCCGCCCAAGTTCGACTTTGACATTGCTTTCGTCACAGCCAACCCAACTACGCCGAACCCCTGGCTTGACCAACTCGGCGTTTCTATTGGTCTTCTTACGTGGACGGTGCCAACCGTACATTCATTGGACTCTGTCACTGCCGATGACAACAGAGTTTGTATCTTTGTGGATGATTCAGAAAGCCCCATTCTCGCCAGTGCCGATCGCACAGAGTTCGAGGGCCTCAAGACGCTTTTCACGAGATCCAAGGGCGTCCTATGGCTAACTCAAGGTGGGGCTATGGACTTCAAAACACCTCACGCTGGCCTTGCGGCCGGATTTCTCCGATCCCTTCGTCAAGAATATGTTGGCAAGCGGCTGGGGACTCTGGACCTCGACCCAACAAGACCCCTTTGCTCCGCAGAATCAGTGAGCTCCATCACCCAAGTCTTCCGCAGCTTCTTCAACTACTCAGACCTCGAAGCTGCTTCCGACTTTGAGTTCGCAGAGAGAAATGGTGTCATTTCAGTTCCCAGATACATCAAGGATGTTTGCCGAAACAACAATGTCTTCCGTCGCCCAGCCGAGCAGTCTGTACATCCACTGGAGCCATTCATACAACAGGACCGCCCTCTGCGTCTCACCATTGGTACGACTGGACTTCTCGACACCCTCgcctttgatgatgatgccagCGCACTCGAAGAACTGCCCGAGGACTTTGTCGAAATTGAGCCCAGAGCTTTTGGTGTCAACTTCCGCGACGTGATGGTTGCGATAGGTCAGCTGAAGTCTCGAGTCATGGGATACGACTGTTCAGGTGTTGTCACTCGAGTCGgttctgttgctgctgcgaaTGGCTACAAACCTGGGGATCGTGTCTCAGTGCTGCTGAGGGGACACTACGGGAGCCGTACCAGGATTCACTGGACCAGTGCCGTTCACATTCCTGAGGACATGGGTTTTGAGACGGCTGCTTCGCTTCCCACTCAGTTTGTGGCCGCCTACGTTTCTCTCTACGACAATGCCAGACTTCAGAGAGGCGAGACTGTTCTCATTCACTCGGCCACGGGAGGTGTTGGTCAGGCGGCTGTGATGCTTGCCCAACGGGTTGGGGCCGAGGTTTTTGTCACAGTTGGCTCAGAGGAGAAGCGCAAGTTTGTTATGGAGCACTTTGGTATCCATTCCGATCACATATTTTCAAGCCGTGATGTGTCTTTTGCCTCTGGTGTCAAGGAGATGACCGGTGGCAAGGGAGTGGACGTGGTACTGAACTCGCTTGCTGGGACGTTACTGCAGGCAAGCTTCAACTGCCTTGCACCGTTTGGCCGATTCGTCGAGATTGGGAAAAAGGATTTTGAGCTCAACAACAGTCTAGGAATGGAAGCTTTCACGAGAGCGGTTTCCTTTTCCAGTGTCGATGTCATCGCACTGGGTGAGTGCAAACCAATGGAAGCCAACCGGATCATGAAGGACATTGTGCGAATGGTtgctgagaaggagattAATACAGTCTATCCCATCTCAGTCCTACCCCTTtctgatgttgagaaggcTTTCCGCCTGATGCAAGCTGGCAAACATATGGGAAAGATTGTGCTGGCCGTCGATGACGAGACCATGGTTCCG GTTGTCCCGCGCAAGTTAAACGCTCGCCTTCGCACTGACGCTTCGTATCTTGTGGTCGGTGGATTTGGCGGTATTGGGCGATCAGTGTGTCACTGGCTTGCGGAACATGGCGCCCAACACATCGCCGTCATGTCTCGCAGTGCAGATAGCTTTGGAAAGGCAGATCAGCTTCAGACCGAACTTATCAGCGCTGTTGGTCACCAGGTCAAGGTCGTGGGACTTGGTTGCGACATATCCAACATGAAGGAGCTCAACAGGGCGCTCGCAAAGTATGCCAGAACCGGAGCACCACCCATCAAGGGTGTCGTCCACGGCGGAATGCAGCTTAAG GACTCTGTCCTGGACAACATGACTCTTGAGGACCACAATGCCGCCCTCCATCCCAAGCTGCACGGCAGTTGGAACCTGCACCAGTACTTTTCTGGTGAGGGCGATCTCGACTTTTACATCATGCTCTCCTCACTTGTCGGCGTTGTTGGCTTTGCCAGTCAGTCCAACTACTCAGCTGGTGGCACCTTCCAGGATGCACTTGCTCAGCATCGAGTGGCGCGTGGTCTACCAGCGGTTTCCATCGATCTAGGCATTGTCAAGTCTGTGGGGTATCTGGCGGAAGAAAAAGAGTCTGCCAAAACCATCGAAGCACTCCAGCGACATGGCTTCACGGGTCTGCGCGAGAGCGAGATCCTTGCTGCCATCGACTCGGCGATCGCGACCCCCCTTGCGGGAGCCCTCATGCTCGGCATCAACACTGGACCAGAGGGACAGACAGAGGACTCTCCTCTGCGGCGGGACGCGCGCTTCTCGCAGCTTCGGTACCAGAAGATGGAACAGGAGGGCGGCCAGATGTCCAACAAATCTGGATCTGGTGATTTGGCGAGCAAGCTATCATCCGCCTCGACATTCGACGATGCAGCGGAGGCTGTGGTGGGCGGGATTACCAAGAAGCTGGTGGACATTTTCATGATCCCGGAGGACGATATCATCCCCTCGAAGTCGTTGACGGACTATGGTGTGGATTCTCTTGTTGCGGTGGAGCTCCGCAACATGCTGTCCATGAAGGCTGGGGCAGACCTGTCGATCTTTGATATCATGCAGAGCCCGTCTATCACTGCTCTAGCGGGGGCGGTAGCAGCCAGGAGTAGTCATGTCGACACCGCCATTCTGAGTGGTTAA
- a CDS encoding hypothetical protein (antiSMASH:Cluster_1; EggNog:ENOG503Q4WU; COG:Q) — translation MVSFSRMQSSNTRIIEVLPAGLVAVFVGGTSGIGETTMKQLAKNTVEPRIYFVGRSTEAATRIVAELHDLNPAGEYHFIQADVSLLHAVDWVCREIQARESVVNLLFLTPGVVSTSQGSDTIESLYYPTAVTYYSRIRFIVNLLPLLQKASHLRRVVTVFGAGKESLLDGDDFPLFPGRYHQAGPLQTIDHGSLSTMMTLALESLALEAPNISFVHSFPGFVKGSSTNSSPKTGGVIRAVFKVVGALPLFEAGERHLFLATSARFPARDGVHSRIPTAGVRLGQGVSVARGTDARDGSGVYSVNFDGESVAFKVQDTLQQLRDRDMVRRVWQHTIKEFTRVTGSAFV, via the exons ATGGTGTCCTTCAGCCGGATGCAATCGTCAAATACACGCATCATAGAGGTGCTGCCTGCAGGTCTCGTAGCTGTGTTTGTCGGCGGGACGAGTGGCATAGGGGAGACAACCATGAAGCAGCTCGCCAAGAACACCGTCGAGCCTCGCATCTACTTTGTGGGCCGGTCTACAGAGGCTGCTACTCGAATCGTGGCCGAACTTCACGACCTAAACCCAGCAGGGGAATATCACTTCATCCAGGCCGATGTATCGCTTCTGCACGCCGTGGACTGGGTCTGTCGTGAGATACAGGCCAGGGAGTCCGTCGTCAATCTTTTGTTTCTAACGCCAGGGGTCGTGTCGACGAGCCAGGGTAGCG ATACGATCGAGTCCCTGTACTACCCCACGGCAGTGACCTATTACTCCCGGATTAGGTTTATCGTAAACCTGCTCCCACTTCTTCAGAAAGCCTCCCATCTTCGGAGAGTCGTCACTGTGTTTGGCGCCGGCAAGGAGAGCCTTCTAGATGGCGATGACTTCCCCCTGTTTCCAGGGAGGTACCACCAGGCCGGGCCCTTGCAAACGATAGACCACGGCAGCCTCAGCACAATGATGACACTGGCACTGGAATCTCTGGCCTTGGAAGCTCCCAACATCAGCTTTGTCCATTCCTTTCCCGGCTTTGTCAAAGGTTcgtccaccaacagcagTCCCAAGACCGGCGGAGTCATCCGCGCTGTATTCAAAGTCGTCGGAGCGCTCCCTCTTTTCGAAGCTGGGGAGAGGCATCTATTCTTGGCCACAAGCGCACGATTTCCAGCAAGAGACGGGGTACATTCGAGAATACCGACAGCGGGCGTCAGGCTCGGACAAGGGGTTTCGGTCGCTAGAGGGACTGACGCGAGGGACGGTAGCGGGGTCTATTCTGTTAATTTCGATGGGGAGTCAGTGGCGTTCAAGGTGCAGGATACACTTCAGCAGCTAAGAGACAGAGATATGGTCAGAAGAGTGTGGCAACATACGATCAAGGAGTTTACCAGGGTCACCGGGTCAGCATTCGTGTAG